The following are encoded in a window of Thermus thermamylovorans genomic DNA:
- the erpA gene encoding iron-sulfur cluster insertion protein ErpA: MVETQEAVIRITPLAAERAKEILARYGKEHAAIRVYIKSGGCSGFQYGMAVDERELPGDTFVEMHGVRLVVDPRSLPYLVGSEIDWVENLMGGGFTVHNPNAASTCGCGHSFRTKDQEGEARTCGH, encoded by the coding sequence ATGGTCGAGACCCAGGAAGCGGTCATCCGCATCACCCCCCTGGCGGCGGAGAGGGCCAAGGAGATCCTGGCCCGTTATGGCAAGGAGCACGCGGCCATCCGGGTGTACATCAAGTCCGGGGGGTGCTCCGGCTTCCAGTACGGCATGGCCGTGGACGAGCGGGAACTCCCGGGAGACACCTTCGTGGAGATGCACGGGGTGCGCCTGGTGGTCGACCCCAGGTCCTTGCCCTACCTGGTGGGCTCGGAGATCGACTGGGTGGAGAACCTCATGGGCGGGGGCTTCACCGTCCACAACCCCAACGCCGCCAGCACCTGCGGCTGCGGCCACTCCTTCCGCACCAAGGACCAGGAGGGGGAGGCCAGGACCTGCGGCCACTGA
- a CDS encoding M24 family metallopeptidase has protein sequence MDLARLQAALREEGLDGWLLFSFGRSNALTLEVLALVHLHLTRRFAYFLPREGEPALLCHAIEESLFPPLPGGRRTYHSWQGFVEELARMLRGARRVAVEYVPGGMIPYLSRVDGGTLDLLRGLGLELASSWPLLLLFQTWDEERLRSHLRAVRGLVAAKERALAYLRENPRATEGEVQRAMAEVLAASGLVFDHPPMAAFGRNAANPHHAPGEKRLEEGEVVLLDLWAKEPGGVYADLTWMAGLRAPEAAHRAFRAVVRARDEALRFLAEAYREGRRPKGYEVDRLARGVLEAEGYGAFVRHRTGHHLGEEVHGSGPHLDDLETHDFRPLVPGLAFTVEPGLYLEAFGVRTEVDVYLRPEGPEVTTPQQQGITPL, from the coding sequence ATGGATCTCGCCCGCCTGCAGGCCGCCTTGCGGGAGGAAGGGCTGGACGGCTGGCTGCTCTTCTCCTTTGGCCGGAGCAACGCCTTGACCCTGGAGGTCCTCGCCCTCGTCCACCTCCACCTGACCCGGCGCTTCGCCTACTTCCTCCCCCGGGAGGGGGAGCCTGCCCTTCTCTGCCACGCCATCGAGGAAAGCCTCTTTCCCCCCCTGCCCGGGGGGAGACGCACCTACCACAGCTGGCAGGGGTTTGTGGAGGAGCTTGCCCGGATGCTCCGGGGAGCCAGGCGTGTGGCGGTGGAGTACGTGCCCGGGGGCATGATCCCCTACCTCTCCCGGGTGGACGGGGGCACCTTGGACCTGCTCCGGGGCCTGGGCCTCGAGCTCGCCTCCTCCTGGCCCCTCCTCCTCCTCTTCCAGACCTGGGACGAGGAGCGGCTCCGAAGCCACCTCCGGGCGGTCCGGGGCCTGGTGGCCGCCAAGGAGCGGGCCCTGGCCTACCTGCGGGAAAACCCCAGGGCCACGGAAGGGGAGGTCCAAAGGGCCATGGCGGAGGTCCTGGCGGCCTCCGGCCTGGTCTTCGACCACCCCCCCATGGCGGCCTTCGGCCGGAACGCCGCCAACCCCCACCACGCGCCCGGGGAGAAGCGCCTCGAGGAAGGGGAGGTGGTGCTCCTGGACCTCTGGGCCAAGGAGCCGGGCGGGGTCTACGCCGACCTCACCTGGATGGCGGGGCTGCGGGCCCCCGAGGCCGCCCACCGGGCCTTCCGGGCAGTGGTCCGGGCCCGGGACGAGGCCCTCCGCTTCCTGGCCGAGGCCTACCGGGAAGGCCGCCGCCCCAAGGGGTACGAGGTGGACCGCCTGGCCCGGGGGGTGCTGGAGGCGGAGGGGTACGGGGCCTTCGTCCGCCACCGCACCGGCCATCACCTCGGGGAGGAGGTCCACGGCTCGGGTCCCCATCTGGACGATCTGGAAACCCACGACTTCCGCCCCCTGGTCCCGGGCCTGGCCTTCACCGTGGAGCCCGGCCTCTACCTGGAGGCGTTCGGGGTGCGCACGGAGGTGGACGTGTACCTGCGCCCCGAGGGCCCCGAGGTCACCACGCCGCAGCAGCAGGGGATCACCCCCCTCTAG
- a CDS encoding ribose-phosphate diphosphokinase, whose product MDRPLLIFSGQSNRPLARAIAEALGLPLGRSTTLRFANDNLFVRFEESLREGDVFIVQSFVPPVQDQLMELLMMVDAAKGASAARVTAVIPYFSYARSDKKDAPRISIAARLIADLLQTAGADRVLTMTLHSPQVHGFFKIPVDHLSAEPVIANHFATRVDLEDAVVVAPDAGDLKRASSLARRLGLPLAFIDKERVSDTEVRVRMLVGEVQGKIALIVDDEISTAGSLVEAVEALLQAGAREVYAAATHGVYVGPALERIARSPVKEVAATDTCPPKEGAKLKTLPVAPLFAEAIWRIHRGESVSSLFT is encoded by the coding sequence ATGGACCGCCCCCTCCTGATCTTCTCCGGCCAGTCCAACCGCCCCCTGGCCCGGGCCATCGCCGAGGCCCTAGGCCTGCCCCTGGGCAGGAGCACCACCTTGCGCTTCGCCAACGACAACCTCTTCGTGCGCTTTGAGGAAAGCCTCCGGGAGGGCGACGTCTTCATCGTCCAGTCCTTCGTGCCCCCGGTGCAGGACCAGCTCATGGAGCTCCTCATGATGGTGGACGCCGCCAAGGGGGCGAGCGCTGCCCGGGTCACCGCGGTCATCCCCTACTTCTCCTACGCCCGCAGCGACAAGAAGGACGCCCCCCGCATCTCCATCGCCGCCCGGCTCATCGCCGACCTCCTGCAGACCGCCGGGGCCGACCGGGTGCTCACCATGACCCTCCACTCCCCCCAGGTCCACGGCTTCTTCAAGATCCCCGTGGACCACCTCTCCGCCGAGCCCGTGATCGCCAACCACTTCGCCACCCGGGTGGACCTGGAGGACGCCGTGGTGGTGGCCCCGGACGCGGGGGACCTGAAGCGGGCGAGCTCCCTGGCCCGCAGGCTCGGCCTCCCCCTGGCCTTCATCGACAAGGAGCGGGTCTCCGACACCGAGGTGCGGGTCAGGATGCTGGTGGGGGAGGTGCAGGGCAAGATCGCCCTGATCGTGGACGACGAGATCTCCACCGCGGGAAGCCTGGTGGAGGCGGTGGAGGCCCTCCTCCAAGCGGGGGCCAGGGAGGTCTACGCCGCCGCCACCCACGGGGTCTACGTGGGCCCGGCCCTGGAGCGCATCGCCAGGAGCCCGGTCAAGGAGGTGGCCGCCACCGACACCTGCCCCCCCAAGGAAGGGGCCAAGCTCAAGACCCTCCCCGTGGCCCCCCTCTTCGCCGAGGCCATCTGGCGCATCCACCGGGGGGAGTCGGTGTCCAGCCTCTTCACCTAA
- a CDS encoding alpha/beta hydrolase, whose amino-acid sequence MREERLALAGLPVLARIPDRPKALLLALHGLQGAKEHILTLLPGYAEAGFFLLAFDAPRHGERGGPPPSSKSPRYVEEVYQVALRFAQEAQAVAQEARARLGLPLFLAGGSLGAFAVHLLLSRGFRPQAALAYIGSGFPMKLPQGQRVEDPEVQALYREPPALRGEAYGGVPLLHLHGTGDLIVPLARMERTVAALRPHYPEGRLARFVEEGAGHAITPLMARMGRAFLEAWL is encoded by the coding sequence ATGCGCGAAGAACGCCTCGCACTCGCCGGACTGCCCGTCCTGGCCCGGATCCCCGATAGACCCAAGGCCCTCCTCCTGGCCCTCCACGGCCTCCAGGGCGCCAAGGAACACATCCTCACCCTCCTGCCGGGCTACGCCGAGGCCGGGTTTTTCCTCCTGGCCTTCGACGCCCCCCGGCACGGGGAACGGGGGGGGCCACCCCCCTCCTCCAAAAGCCCCCGCTACGTGGAGGAGGTGTACCAGGTGGCCTTGCGCTTTGCCCAGGAAGCCCAGGCGGTCGCCCAGGAGGCCAGGGCGCGCTTGGGCCTCCCCCTCTTCCTGGCGGGGGGGAGCCTGGGGGCCTTCGCCGTCCACCTCCTCCTCTCCCGGGGCTTCCGGCCCCAGGCGGCCTTGGCCTATATCGGGAGCGGCTTTCCCATGAAGCTCCCCCAGGGGCAAAGGGTGGAAGACCCGGAGGTCCAGGCCCTCTACCGGGAGCCCCCCGCCCTCCGGGGGGAGGCCTACGGGGGGGTGCCCCTCCTCCACCTCCACGGCACGGGGGACCTGATCGTGCCCCTGGCCCGCATGGAAAGGACGGTGGCGGCCCTGAGACCCCACTACCCCGAGGGGCGCCTGGCCCGCTTCGTGGAGGAGGGGGCGGGGCACGCCATCACCCCCCTGATGGCCCGGATGGGCCGGGCCTTCCTCGAGGCCTGGCTCTAG
- a CDS encoding DUF72 domain-containing protein — translation MLLQGLRGYRGYPGGFRAYRQAFPTVELSWWHRVGDPRTIGRLRALAPEGFRFSVHGHRHLTFLPSGEERRVLRRFLRRFRLFGPKAGAVRLQVPEGVDPGALALWLDLLEGILEEVGPVALAFQAEAALKPLLRERGYALVNEAGGPFLYLVDPEEVREAGEGYLYRSPGGGGA, via the coding sequence ATGCTCCTCCAGGGGCTCAGGGGGTACCGGGGCTACCCCGGGGGCTTCCGGGCCTACCGCCAGGCCTTCCCCACGGTGGAGCTCTCCTGGTGGCACCGGGTGGGGGACCCCCGGACCATCGGCCGCCTCCGGGCCCTGGCCCCGGAGGGGTTCCGCTTCAGCGTCCACGGCCACCGGCACCTCACCTTCCTCCCCTCCGGGGAGGAGCGGCGCGTCCTGAGGCGCTTCCTCCGGCGCTTCCGCCTCTTCGGCCCCAAGGCGGGGGCGGTGCGCCTTCAGGTGCCGGAGGGGGTGGACCCGGGGGCCTTGGCCCTGTGGCTGGACCTCCTGGAAGGGATCCTGGAGGAGGTGGGCCCCGTGGCCCTGGCCTTCCAGGCGGAAGCGGCCCTCAAGCCCCTCCTCCGGGAGCGGGGGTACGCCCTGGTGAACGAGGCGGGGGGGCCCTTCCTCTACCTGGTGGACCCCGAGGAGGTGCGGGAGGCGGGGGAGGGCTACCTCTACCGCTCCCCCGGAGGAGGGGGAGCCTGA
- the speA gene encoding biosynthetic arginine decarboxylase has protein sequence MKTARRFSPKEAEEIYLVPYWGAGFFRVGRDGELEVTPLGPEGPAASLLEIVEALRDEGRPLPLVLRFPQILEARVRELNEAFRRAMEKYGYKGGYRGVYPVKVNQRRLVLETVARAGKPYGYGLEAGSKAELALILAQDLSPEALITTNGFKDDDFIRLALTGRKLGRNVVITLEKFAELPRVLRISQELGVRPQLGLRYKLKAKGAGQWEASGGESAKFGLTTPEIVRAVEVLKEAGLLEALVLVHAHIGSQVTDIRRIKAMVREAAQTYVQLRKLGAPIRYLNLGGGLAVDYDGSKTNFYASANYTLPEYAEDLVYVTKEVVEAQGEPHPTLVTESGRAVTAYHQVLVLEVIDVITPPGEGRPEPPPEGAHPLVQELWEGLQSLTPKNFREVYHDAFADKETLQTLYDLGLVSLKDRALAEEIFYRIARRVDAIVRELPYAPDEFEDLEKLLADKLVCNFSIFQSLPDAWAIHQLFPIVPLSRLHEPPTRRATLVDISCDSDGKIDRFIDLHDVRQSLPVHPIRPGEAYYLGVFLVGAYQDVLGSSHNLFGQVGEAHVAVDGEGFAIERFVPGETAERVIEKMGFTPRELFLGVERLVRQSRLSPAEKGAFLERYARELQGYTYLED, from the coding sequence TTGAAGACCGCCAGGCGCTTTTCCCCCAAGGAAGCAGAGGAGATCTACCTGGTGCCCTACTGGGGGGCGGGGTTCTTCCGGGTGGGGCGGGACGGGGAGCTGGAGGTGACCCCCTTGGGCCCGGAGGGGCCCGCCGCCTCCCTCCTGGAGATCGTGGAGGCCCTGAGGGACGAGGGCAGGCCCCTGCCCCTCGTGCTCCGCTTCCCCCAGATCCTGGAGGCCCGGGTGCGGGAGCTGAACGAGGCCTTCCGGCGGGCCATGGAAAAGTACGGCTACAAGGGGGGGTATCGCGGGGTCTACCCGGTGAAGGTGAACCAGCGCCGCCTGGTGCTGGAGACGGTGGCGCGGGCGGGGAAGCCCTACGGGTACGGCCTCGAGGCGGGGAGCAAGGCGGAGCTGGCCCTCATCCTGGCCCAGGACCTCTCCCCCGAGGCCCTCATCACCACCAACGGCTTCAAGGACGACGACTTCATCCGCCTGGCCCTCACCGGGCGCAAGCTGGGAAGGAACGTGGTCATCACCCTGGAGAAGTTCGCCGAGCTCCCCCGGGTGCTGCGCATCTCCCAGGAGCTCGGGGTGCGCCCCCAACTGGGCCTCCGCTACAAGCTGAAGGCCAAGGGAGCGGGGCAGTGGGAGGCCAGCGGGGGGGAAAGCGCCAAGTTCGGCCTCACCACCCCGGAGATCGTGCGGGCGGTGGAGGTCCTCAAGGAGGCAGGCCTCCTGGAGGCCCTGGTCCTGGTCCACGCCCACATCGGCAGCCAGGTGACGGACATCCGCCGCATCAAGGCCATGGTGCGGGAGGCGGCCCAGACCTACGTGCAGCTCAGGAAGCTGGGGGCGCCCATCCGGTACCTCAACCTGGGCGGGGGGCTGGCGGTGGACTACGACGGGTCCAAGACCAACTTCTACGCCTCCGCCAACTACACCCTTCCCGAGTACGCGGAGGACCTGGTCTACGTGACCAAGGAGGTGGTGGAGGCCCAGGGGGAGCCCCACCCCACCCTGGTCACCGAGTCGGGCCGGGCGGTGACCGCCTACCACCAGGTCCTGGTCCTGGAGGTGATCGACGTCATCACCCCCCCAGGGGAGGGACGGCCCGAACCCCCTCCGGAGGGCGCCCACCCCCTGGTGCAGGAGCTCTGGGAGGGCTTGCAAAGCCTCACCCCCAAGAACTTCCGCGAGGTCTACCACGACGCCTTCGCCGACAAGGAGACCCTGCAGACCCTCTACGACCTGGGCCTGGTGTCCCTCAAGGACCGCGCCCTGGCGGAGGAGATCTTCTACCGCATCGCCCGCAGGGTGGACGCCATCGTCCGGGAGCTGCCCTACGCGCCGGACGAGTTCGAGGACCTGGAGAAGCTCCTGGCCGACAAGCTGGTGTGCAACTTCTCCATCTTCCAAAGCCTCCCCGACGCCTGGGCCATCCACCAGCTCTTCCCCATCGTGCCCTTGAGCCGCCTCCACGAGCCCCCCACCCGCCGGGCCACCCTGGTGGACATCTCCTGCGACTCCGACGGGAAGATCGACCGCTTCATCGACCTGCACGACGTGCGCCAAAGCCTCCCCGTCCACCCCATCCGCCCCGGGGAGGCCTACTACCTGGGGGTTTTCCTGGTGGGAGCCTACCAGGACGTGCTGGGCTCCAGCCACAACCTCTTCGGCCAGGTGGGGGAGGCCCACGTGGCGGTGGACGGGGAGGGGTTCGCCATCGAGCGCTTCGTGCCCGGGGAGACCGCGGAGCGGGTGATCGAGAAGATGGGCTTCACCCCCCGGGAGCTCTTCCTGGGGGTGGAGCGCCTGGTGCGGCAAAGCCGCCTCTCCCCCGCGGAGAAGGGGGCCTTCCTGGAGCGGTACGCCCGGGAGCTGCAGGGGTACACCTACCTGGAGGACTGA
- a CDS encoding GGDEF domain-containing protein — MRPTLELPDPLDPLRRRIALWLLALGALAASVALWASSRVRLDPVDRLFLPLMAPGFLGLALALWRSPRTASWALPAAHGLVALYLLSTLGYQLLLDPNPMGLSPAAFWVPFVFFSGFLFFQARRAVRLALLYLLALLLLAFLGGLKNPFLPAHLNALVQFFGSNLAYLGLLYLLVRVREGYVEARRDAHTDFLTGLRNRRYLEQALERELFRVRRYGRPLSLVVLDLDGFKGVNDAYGHEAGDRVLKAVAATLEAHVRQSDRVVRLGGEEFAVLLPETSLAQALGLAQRLRQAVATLRVPPVERLSASFGVAQARPEDSSLSLLKRADEAMYRAKRRGKNRVEAG, encoded by the coding sequence TTGCGCCCCACCCTGGAGCTCCCGGACCCCCTGGACCCCTTGCGGCGGCGGATAGCCCTTTGGCTGCTTGCCCTGGGGGCCCTGGCGGCCTCCGTGGCCCTCTGGGCCTCCAGCCGGGTGCGGCTGGACCCTGTGGACCGCCTCTTCCTCCCCCTCATGGCCCCGGGCTTTCTGGGCCTGGCCCTAGCCCTTTGGCGCTCCCCCCGGACCGCCTCCTGGGCCCTGCCCGCCGCCCACGGCCTGGTGGCCCTTTACCTCCTCAGCACCCTGGGGTACCAGCTCCTCCTGGACCCCAACCCCATGGGCCTGTCCCCGGCCGCCTTCTGGGTGCCCTTCGTCTTTTTCAGCGGCTTCCTCTTCTTCCAGGCGCGCCGGGCGGTGCGCCTGGCCCTTCTCTACCTCCTCGCCCTCCTCCTCCTGGCCTTCCTGGGCGGCCTCAAGAACCCCTTCCTTCCCGCCCACCTCAACGCCCTGGTGCAGTTCTTCGGGTCCAACCTGGCCTACCTGGGCCTCCTCTACCTGCTGGTGCGGGTCAGGGAGGGCTACGTGGAGGCCCGGCGGGACGCCCACACCGACTTCCTCACCGGCCTCCGGAACCGGCGCTACCTGGAGCAGGCCCTGGAGCGGGAGCTTTTCCGGGTGCGCCGCTACGGCCGCCCCCTTTCCCTGGTGGTCCTGGACCTGGACGGCTTCAAGGGGGTGAACGACGCCTACGGCCACGAGGCAGGGGACCGGGTGCTCAAGGCCGTGGCGGCTACCCTCGAGGCCCACGTGCGCCAGAGCGACCGGGTGGTCCGCCTGGGGGGGGAGGAGTTCGCCGTCCTCCTGCCGGAAACCTCCCTGGCCCAGGCCCTGGGCCTGGCGCAGAGGCTCCGCCAGGCGGTGGCCACCCTAAGGGTCCCCCCGGTGGAGCGCCTTTCCGCCAGCTTCGGGGTGGCCCAGGCCCGTCCGGAGGACTCCTCCCTCTCCCTCCTCAAGCGGGCGGACGAGGCCATGTACCGGGCCAAGCGCCGGGGGAAGAACCGGGTGGAGGCGGGCTAA